A single genomic interval of Stenotrophomonas sp. ZAC14D1_NAIMI4_1 harbors:
- a CDS encoding sugar ABC transporter permease, with the protein MKRSSLAGWIFAGPSLIVLGVFFGLPVASALALSVTDFDLYALADGGNLRFVGLGNYVDLLQTPMFWKSLWNTTYFVVIGVPLSIGVSLGAAMLLNAPAARFKALFRTALFAPVVTTLVAVAVIWRYLFHTSYGLVNYGLGHIGISPIDWLGDPNWAMPTIMLFAVWKNFGYNMVIFLAGLQAIPHDLYEAARIDGASRWKQFLHITLPMLGPVLLVVGVITVSGYFQLFAEPYVMTRGDPLQSTVSVLYFMFEEGFKWWNLGRASAVAFLLFLIILAVTTVMLRFGRKRQLV; encoded by the coding sequence ATGAAACGTTCGTCCCTCGCCGGCTGGATCTTCGCCGGCCCCTCGCTGATCGTGCTGGGCGTGTTCTTCGGCCTGCCGGTGGCATCGGCGCTCGCCCTGAGCGTGACCGACTTCGACCTGTACGCGCTGGCTGACGGCGGCAACCTGCGCTTCGTCGGGCTGGGCAACTACGTCGACCTGCTGCAGACGCCGATGTTCTGGAAGTCGCTGTGGAACACCACCTATTTCGTGGTGATCGGCGTGCCGTTGTCGATCGGCGTGTCGCTGGGTGCGGCCATGCTGCTCAATGCACCGGCCGCGCGCTTCAAGGCCCTGTTCCGCACCGCGCTGTTCGCCCCGGTGGTGACCACCCTGGTGGCGGTGGCGGTGATCTGGCGCTACCTGTTCCATACCAGCTACGGCCTGGTCAACTACGGCCTGGGCCATATCGGCATCAGCCCGATCGACTGGCTGGGCGACCCGAACTGGGCGATGCCCACCATCATGCTGTTCGCCGTGTGGAAGAACTTCGGCTACAACATGGTGATCTTCCTGGCCGGCCTGCAGGCCATCCCGCATGACCTGTACGAGGCCGCGCGCATCGATGGCGCCTCGCGCTGGAAGCAGTTCCTGCACATCACCCTGCCGATGCTCGGCCCGGTGCTGCTGGTGGTTGGTGTCATTACCGTGTCCGGCTACTTCCAGCTGTTCGCCGAACCGTACGTCATGACCCGCGGCGACCCACTGCAGAGCACCGTCAGCGTGCTGTATTTCATGTTCGAGGAAGGCTTCAAGTGGTGGAACCTGGGACGCGCCTCTGCCGTGGCGTTCCTGCTGTTCCTGATCATCCTGGCGGTGACCACCGTGATGCTGCGTTTCGGCCGCAAGAGGCAGTTGGTATGA
- a CDS encoding sugar ABC transporter substrate-binding protein: MHDWIDRLRRWALPAMAALAMAGCARTEQGTTTVRFWAMGREAEVVSELIHEFEAENPGIKVDVQNIPWTAAHEKLLTAFAADGLPDVCQLGNTWVPEFAELNALTPLQPFVQQSSVVDPKDYFQGIWDTNVIHGELVGVPWYVDTRLIFYRKDLLAQAGFDHPPRTWAEWDEQMAAIKKMQGPNRYAVLMPINEFEQQLSLALQQPDPLLRDEDTRGNFSSPGFRRTLAFYANMFEQGWAPKMSETQISNVWDEFFRGFNVFYISGPWNIREFKKLQPKELEGKWGTAALPGPDGPGAGIAGGTSLVIFRKSQQKEASWKLIEFLSRPEIQARFHSIIGDLPPRRSTWNAPSLANDPLAAAFRDQLERVKPTPKVLEWERIVQEMRIVTEKVVRGGMPQDKAVEELDQRVDKVLAKRRWMHEQQRLQRSDAPPGSTSAVAAGSPQ, encoded by the coding sequence GTGCACGATTGGATTGACCGCCTGCGACGCTGGGCCCTGCCTGCGATGGCCGCACTGGCCATGGCCGGCTGCGCGCGCACCGAGCAGGGCACCACGACGGTCCGCTTCTGGGCCATGGGCCGCGAGGCCGAAGTGGTCAGCGAACTCATCCACGAGTTCGAGGCCGAGAACCCCGGCATCAAGGTGGATGTGCAGAACATTCCCTGGACGGCCGCGCACGAGAAGCTGCTGACCGCCTTTGCGGCCGACGGCCTGCCCGATGTCTGCCAGCTCGGCAACACCTGGGTGCCCGAGTTCGCCGAACTCAACGCACTGACCCCGCTGCAGCCGTTCGTGCAGCAGTCGTCCGTGGTCGATCCGAAGGACTACTTCCAGGGCATCTGGGATACCAACGTGATCCACGGTGAGCTGGTGGGCGTGCCGTGGTACGTCGACACCCGCCTGATCTTCTACCGCAAGGACCTGCTGGCGCAGGCCGGCTTCGACCATCCGCCGCGCACCTGGGCGGAGTGGGACGAGCAGATGGCCGCAATCAAGAAGATGCAGGGCCCGAACCGCTATGCGGTGCTGATGCCGATCAATGAGTTCGAGCAGCAGCTGTCGCTGGCCCTGCAGCAGCCCGATCCGCTGCTGCGCGACGAGGACACCCGCGGCAACTTCTCCAGCCCTGGTTTCCGTCGCACCCTGGCCTTCTACGCCAACATGTTCGAGCAGGGCTGGGCGCCGAAGATGTCCGAGACGCAGATCTCCAACGTCTGGGATGAGTTCTTCCGCGGCTTCAACGTGTTCTACATCTCCGGCCCCTGGAACATCCGCGAGTTCAAGAAGCTGCAGCCCAAGGAACTGGAAGGGAAGTGGGGCACCGCCGCCCTGCCGGGCCCGGACGGCCCGGGCGCGGGCATCGCCGGTGGCACCAGCCTGGTGATCTTCCGCAAGTCGCAGCAGAAGGAAGCCTCCTGGAAGCTGATCGAATTCCTGTCGCGCCCGGAGATCCAGGCCCGGTTCCACTCGATCATCGGTGACCTGCCGCCGCGCCGCAGTACCTGGAACGCCCCGTCGCTGGCCAACGATCCGCTGGCCGCCGCGTTCCGTGACCAGCTGGAGCGCGTCAAGCCGACGCCGAAGGTGCTCGAGTGGGAGCGCATCGTGCAGGAAATGCGCATCGTCACCGAGAAGGTGGTGCGTGGCGGCATGCCGCAGGACAAGGCCGTGGAAGAGCTGGACCAGCGCGTGGACAAGGTGCTGGCCAAGCGCCGCTGGATGCATGAACAACAACGCCTGCAGCGCAGCGATGCCCCCCCGGGCTCGACCAGTGCAGTCGCGGCCGGGAGCCCGCAATGA
- a CDS encoding glucoamylase family protein has protein sequence MQARHLLTAAAMTLAIAACKPAQQEPAKPKPPVILLEADAPPRPMKPELPPLFDDIERRTFQFFWDTTNELNGLTPDRYPSRPFASIASVGFALTAYPIGIENGWVSRNQAIDRTLTTLKFFRDVPMGPQRTGKAGYKGFYYHFLDMQEGRRYDSWVELSSVDTALLMMGVLFAQSYYDGDDPREKEIRQIADQLYKQVDWPWLQQRAPLISMGWFPESGFIDHDWMGYNEAMMVYILALGSPSHPVSPDAWTVWTRTYDNDWGVYQGQEYLSFGPLFGHQYSHVWIDFRDIQDAYMRERGSTYFLNSRSAALAHREYAIANPMQWKDYGENVWGLTASDGPQNTTQEYRGEQRQFRHYSSRGAGLRENFDDGTIAPTAAISSIVFAPEQVIPATLEMHKRYGDYIYSSYGFLDSFNPSFNYDIPIKTGRMVPDRGWVASDYIAIDQGPILTMIANYRDDFVWEVMKKNPYIRKGLERAGFSGGWLAPEGSFQPLVLEKDEKAAAARAVGIAESRAAAAQEQKNNANRNTGQGK, from the coding sequence ATGCAGGCACGCCACCTGTTGACCGCCGCTGCGATGACCCTGGCCATCGCCGCCTGCAAACCGGCCCAGCAGGAGCCTGCAAAGCCCAAGCCGCCGGTGATCCTGCTGGAAGCAGACGCGCCGCCGCGGCCGATGAAGCCGGAACTGCCGCCGCTGTTCGATGACATCGAGCGCCGCACCTTCCAGTTCTTCTGGGACACCACCAACGAACTCAACGGCCTGACCCCGGACCGCTACCCGTCGCGCCCGTTCGCCAGCATCGCCTCGGTCGGCTTCGCGCTGACCGCCTACCCGATCGGCATCGAGAACGGCTGGGTCAGCCGCAACCAGGCCATCGACCGCACCCTGACCACGCTGAAGTTCTTCCGCGACGTGCCGATGGGCCCGCAGCGCACCGGCAAGGCCGGTTACAAAGGCTTCTACTACCACTTCCTGGACATGCAGGAAGGCCGCCGCTACGACAGCTGGGTCGAGCTGTCCTCGGTCGACACCGCGCTGCTGATGATGGGCGTGCTGTTCGCCCAGTCGTACTACGACGGCGACGACCCGCGCGAAAAGGAAATCCGGCAGATCGCCGACCAGCTGTACAAGCAGGTCGACTGGCCGTGGCTGCAGCAGCGTGCGCCGCTGATCTCGATGGGCTGGTTCCCCGAGAGCGGCTTCATCGACCACGATTGGATGGGCTACAACGAGGCGATGATGGTCTACATCCTCGCCCTCGGCTCGCCCAGCCACCCGGTGAGCCCGGATGCGTGGACGGTGTGGACGCGCACCTATGACAACGACTGGGGCGTCTACCAGGGCCAGGAATACCTGTCCTTCGGCCCGCTGTTCGGCCACCAGTACAGCCATGTCTGGATCGATTTCCGCGATATCCAGGATGCCTACATGCGCGAGCGTGGCAGCACCTACTTCCTCAACAGCCGCTCGGCGGCGCTGGCGCACCGCGAGTACGCCATCGCCAACCCGATGCAGTGGAAGGACTATGGCGAGAACGTGTGGGGCCTGACCGCCAGCGACGGCCCGCAGAACACCACCCAGGAATACCGTGGCGAGCAGCGCCAGTTCCGCCATTACTCCTCGCGCGGCGCCGGCCTGCGCGAGAACTTCGATGACGGCACCATCGCCCCGACCGCAGCGATCTCCTCGATCGTGTTCGCGCCCGAACAGGTGATCCCGGCCACGCTGGAGATGCACAAGCGCTACGGCGACTACATCTATTCCAGCTATGGCTTCCTGGATTCGTTCAACCCCAGCTTCAACTACGACATCCCGATCAAGACCGGCCGCATGGTGCCGGACCGCGGCTGGGTGGCCAGCGATTACATCGCCATCGACCAGGGCCCGATCCTGACGATGATCGCCAACTACCGCGATGACTTCGTCTGGGAAGTGATGAAGAAGAACCCGTACATCCGCAAGGGCCTGGAACGGGCCGGTTTCAGCGGTGGCTGGCTGGCCCCGGAAGGGTCGTTCCAGCCGCTGGTGCTGGAAAAGGATGAGAAGGCTGCGGCGGCACGCGCGGTCGGTATCGCAGAATCGCGCGCGGCTGCCGCGCAGGAACAGAAGAACAATGCCAACCGCAACACGGGCCAGGGGAAGTAA
- a CDS encoding carbohydrate ABC transporter permease yields MSREIGQSRWHPWMINGALLVLALVSLAPLLWMLSVSFMPQGEATHFPPPLLPSHVTTHNYTELFARTGMGGNFANSLLVSVAITFGSLLLNTMAGYAFAKLNFVGRERLFQVLMAALVIPAQVAMLPLFLLMKQLGLVNSFGGVIVPALASVFGIFLVRQYARSIPDELLEAARIDGAGELRIFFQIVLPMLKPVLVTLAIFTFMGAWNDFMWPLIVLTDQEHYTLPVALATLSREHIMDVEMMMAGAVVTVVPVLALFLVLQRYYIQGLLLGSVKG; encoded by the coding sequence ATGAGTCGTGAGATCGGCCAGTCACGCTGGCACCCGTGGATGATCAATGGCGCGTTGCTGGTGCTGGCCCTGGTCAGCCTGGCACCGCTGTTGTGGATGCTCTCGGTGTCGTTCATGCCGCAGGGCGAGGCGACCCATTTCCCGCCGCCACTGCTGCCTTCGCACGTCACCACCCACAACTACACCGAGCTGTTCGCGCGCACCGGCATGGGTGGCAACTTCGCCAACAGCCTGCTGGTGTCGGTGGCGATCACCTTCGGTTCGCTGCTGCTCAACACCATGGCCGGCTATGCGTTCGCCAAGCTGAACTTCGTCGGCCGCGAGCGCCTGTTCCAGGTGCTGATGGCGGCGCTGGTGATCCCGGCGCAGGTGGCGATGCTGCCGCTGTTCCTGCTGATGAAGCAGCTGGGCCTGGTCAACAGCTTCGGCGGCGTTATCGTGCCGGCGCTGGCCAGCGTGTTCGGCATCTTCCTGGTGCGCCAGTACGCCCGTTCCATCCCGGACGAGCTGCTGGAAGCGGCCCGCATCGACGGGGCAGGGGAGCTGCGCATCTTCTTCCAGATCGTGCTGCCGATGCTCAAGCCGGTGCTGGTGACCCTGGCGATCTTTACGTTCATGGGCGCGTGGAACGATTTCATGTGGCCGTTGATCGTCTTGACCGATCAGGAGCACTACACTTTGCCGGTGGCGCTGGCCACCCTCTCGCGCGAGCACATCATGGACGTGGAAATGATGATGGCCGGCGCGGTGGTCACCGTGGTTCCGGTGCTGGCCCTGTTCCTGGTGCTGCAGCGGTACTACATCCAAGGTCTGTTGCTGGGGAGCGTCAAGGGATGA
- a CDS encoding discoidin domain-containing protein, with amino-acid sequence MKRAIAVGLGLLWTSLAIAAPPALPAPKVLDDFDDISAWKLVLSDQVSGSLRPVSGAGGGRALCLDYDFHKVSGYVGLRRALNIEYPANYRFGFQLRGDSPRNDLQFKLIDASGDNVWWVNRPGYSFSKAWAPVEYRRRQIDKAWGPSAEKEMARSAAVEFTIYSKVGGRGTVCFDKLTLQGLPPQDESALMPSVIADTATALQDRMIDGKSDTFWVSGGVKQQTISLDLHKSREIGGAVIDWLPNLEATRYTVRTSEDGRDWRTVREVTGGGGGRDWLALPDTDARYVRFDLQDGPNWRYGIRDIALKPLAFAATPNAFLSSVAADLPRGALPRAYVGEQPYWTLLGLDGGQEQALISEDGALEPAKGSFSIEPFIRMDGKLLDWSSVATTQSLQDRYLPIATVDWVHEKAGLSVTSFVQGTPERAQLIGRYRLSNPDKVAHEYTLALAIRPWQVNPPTQFLNTTGGFSRIEALDVGEQLVRVNGEPRIYPLQVPDARFATTFDGKLDAMHLASGSFPATTAVKDSTGLASGAMLYTIKLEPGQSREVAVVLPQTGGWKPQALDVAKAQQQVAAMWRDKLGVVNLQVPAAGQPLVETLRTAVAHMLISRVGPRLQPGTRSYARSWIRDGAMISEGLLRMGRSDAVRDYVTWYAPFQFENGKVPCCVDARGSDPVPENDSHGELIYNIAEYWRYTGDGTFLELMWPHVQGAYSYMEQLRASERTEENRARNPAFYGMMPASISHEGYSAKPMHSYWDNFWALRGYKDAAQVAAQLGKVEAMQISESRDQFRDDLQASLLAAMQQHRIDYLPGSAELGDFDATSTTIALAPGGEQGRLPQEALEATFERYWNEFVARRDGKREWKDYTPYEWRNVAAFVRLGWRDRAWQATQFFFKDRAPQPWNQWAEVVSRTPRKPFFVGDLPHAWVASDFVRSALDMFAYNRDADEALVLAAGIPTAWFQGEGIAVQGLRTPQGQLNYRLQRSDKQLVLDLQAGLVPPPGGVVLPWPYSGDPGEATINGEPAEWNNRELRVHQLPARIEIDVPSAVRRAERKGQ; translated from the coding sequence ATGAAGCGAGCGATCGCCGTTGGATTGGGCCTGTTGTGGACCTCCCTGGCGATCGCCGCACCACCGGCGCTGCCGGCGCCCAAGGTGCTGGACGACTTCGATGACATCAGCGCGTGGAAGCTGGTGCTGTCCGACCAGGTCAGCGGTTCGCTGCGGCCGGTCAGCGGCGCCGGTGGCGGCCGCGCGCTGTGCCTGGATTACGACTTCCACAAGGTGTCCGGTTATGTCGGCCTGCGCCGCGCGCTGAACATCGAGTACCCGGCCAATTACCGCTTCGGCTTCCAGCTGCGCGGCGATTCCCCGCGCAACGACCTGCAGTTCAAGCTGATCGATGCCAGCGGCGACAACGTGTGGTGGGTCAACCGGCCGGGCTACAGCTTCAGCAAGGCCTGGGCGCCGGTGGAGTACCGCCGCCGCCAGATCGACAAGGCCTGGGGCCCCTCGGCCGAGAAGGAGATGGCGCGCAGCGCCGCGGTCGAGTTCACGATCTACAGCAAGGTCGGTGGCCGCGGCACCGTGTGCTTCGACAAGCTGACCCTGCAGGGCCTGCCGCCGCAGGACGAGTCGGCGCTGATGCCGTCGGTGATCGCCGACACGGCCACCGCGCTGCAGGACCGCATGATCGATGGCAAGAGCGATACGTTCTGGGTCAGTGGCGGGGTCAAGCAGCAGACCATCAGCCTGGACCTGCACAAGAGCCGCGAGATCGGCGGTGCGGTGATCGACTGGCTGCCCAACCTGGAGGCGACCCGCTACACGGTGCGCACCTCCGAGGACGGCCGCGACTGGCGGACGGTGCGCGAAGTCACCGGTGGTGGCGGCGGCCGTGACTGGCTGGCGCTGCCCGATACCGATGCGCGCTACGTGCGCTTCGATCTGCAGGACGGGCCGAACTGGCGGTATGGCATCCGCGATATCGCGCTGAAGCCGCTGGCCTTCGCGGCCACGCCCAACGCCTTCCTGTCCTCGGTGGCCGCCGACCTGCCGCGCGGTGCATTGCCGCGTGCCTACGTGGGCGAGCAGCCGTACTGGACCCTGCTGGGCCTCGACGGTGGCCAGGAGCAGGCGCTGATCAGCGAGGATGGCGCACTGGAGCCGGCCAAGGGCAGCTTCAGCATCGAGCCGTTCATCCGCATGGACGGCAAGCTGCTGGACTGGTCCAGCGTGGCCACCACGCAGTCGCTGCAGGACCGTTACCTGCCCATCGCCACGGTCGACTGGGTGCATGAGAAGGCCGGCCTGTCGGTGACCAGTTTCGTGCAGGGCACGCCCGAGCGCGCCCAGCTGATCGGCCGCTACCGCCTGAGCAACCCGGACAAGGTCGCCCACGAATACACCCTGGCGCTGGCGATCCGGCCCTGGCAGGTCAACCCGCCGACCCAGTTCCTCAACACCACCGGCGGCTTCAGCCGCATCGAAGCGCTGGACGTGGGCGAGCAGCTGGTGCGCGTCAACGGCGAACCGCGCATCTACCCGCTGCAGGTCCCGGACGCGCGCTTTGCCACGACCTTCGACGGCAAGCTCGATGCGATGCACCTGGCGTCGGGCAGCTTCCCGGCGACCACGGCGGTGAAGGACAGCACGGGCCTGGCCTCCGGCGCGATGCTGTACACCATCAAGCTGGAGCCGGGGCAGAGCCGCGAGGTGGCCGTGGTGCTGCCGCAGACCGGCGGCTGGAAGCCGCAGGCGCTGGACGTGGCCAAGGCGCAGCAGCAGGTGGCGGCGATGTGGCGCGACAAGCTGGGCGTGGTCAACCTGCAGGTACCGGCGGCCGGCCAGCCACTGGTTGAAACCCTGCGCACCGCTGTGGCGCACATGCTGATCTCGCGCGTGGGCCCGCGCCTGCAGCCGGGCACGCGTTCGTATGCACGCAGCTGGATCCGCGATGGCGCGATGATTTCCGAAGGCCTGCTGCGCATGGGCCGCAGCGATGCCGTGCGTGATTACGTGACCTGGTATGCGCCGTTCCAGTTCGAGAATGGCAAGGTGCCGTGCTGTGTCGATGCCCGCGGCAGCGACCCGGTGCCGGAGAACGACAGCCACGGCGAGCTGATCTACAACATCGCCGAGTACTGGCGCTACACCGGCGACGGCACGTTCCTGGAGCTGATGTGGCCGCACGTGCAGGGCGCCTACAGCTACATGGAGCAGCTGCGTGCCAGCGAGCGCACCGAAGAGAACCGCGCACGCAACCCTGCCTTCTACGGGATGATGCCGGCCTCGATCAGCCATGAGGGCTATTCGGCCAAGCCGATGCACTCGTACTGGGACAACTTCTGGGCGCTGCGCGGCTACAAGGATGCTGCGCAGGTGGCGGCACAGCTGGGCAAGGTGGAGGCGATGCAGATCAGCGAGTCGCGCGACCAGTTCCGCGACGACCTGCAGGCTTCGCTGCTGGCCGCCATGCAGCAGCACAGGATCGATTACCTGCCCGGTTCGGCCGAGCTGGGTGACTTCGATGCCACCTCCACCACCATCGCGCTGGCGCCGGGTGGCGAGCAGGGCCGGCTGCCGCAGGAGGCGCTGGAGGCGACCTTCGAGCGCTACTGGAACGAGTTCGTCGCGCGCCGCGATGGCAAGCGCGAGTGGAAGGACTACACGCCCTACGAATGGCGCAACGTGGCGGCCTTCGTGCGCCTGGGCTGGCGCGACCGCGCCTGGCAGGCCACCCAGTTCTTCTTCAAGGACCGTGCGCCGCAGCCGTGGAACCAGTGGGCCGAAGTGGTCTCGCGCACGCCGCGCAAGCCGTTCTTCGTCGGTGACCTGCCGCATGCCTGGGTAGCGTCGGACTTCGTGCGCTCGGCCCTGGACATGTTCGCCTACAACCGCGACGCCGATGAGGCGCTGGTGCTGGCAGCAGGCATTCCAACTGCCTGGTTCCAGGGGGAGGGCATCGCCGTGCAGGGCCTGCGCACACCGCAGGGCCAGTTGAACTACCGCCTGCAGCGCAGCGACAAGCAGCTGGTGCTCGACCTGCAAGCGGGCCTGGTGCCGCCGCCCGGTGGCGTGGTGCTGCCGTGGCCGTACAGCGGCGATCCGGGTGAGGCCACCATCAATGGCGAGCCGGCCGAATGGAACAACCGCGAACTGCGCGTGCACCAGTTGCCGGCGCGGATCGAGATCGACGTGCCCAGCGCGGTGCGCCGCGCAGAACGCAAGGGACAGTAA
- a CDS encoding endonuclease/exonuclease/phosphatase family protein, with amino-acid sequence MALKQGRARVALRGLGLAIALALPGLAPAQQAAEAAPAAAEVSTAPGMSMVTFNLHHDREDWPTRRRTILAELKRLQPDAIALQEVIQRRNVRNQAQWLASQLGYKYVFVSTDPVGAPKRYGNALLTRRPILAHGEHLLQPLDDYRTVAHLRIDVDGQPVNVYATHLNERSDERGQGIRRSQVEDLLRYITGTSAGAPVVIAGDFNALVDAGDLSELRSHYGDSYGSVHVNTDLAGVSTLNRHYYQAPSRIDHIFFQQDRMVAREAKILFDQPDDSGRFASDHYGVWTRLQFAPAR; translated from the coding sequence ATGGCGTTGAAGCAGGGGAGGGCGCGCGTGGCATTGCGCGGCCTGGGGCTGGCAATCGCACTGGCCCTGCCGGGGCTGGCACCGGCGCAGCAGGCGGCAGAGGCCGCGCCGGCCGCGGCCGAGGTGTCCACTGCGCCCGGCATGAGCATGGTGACGTTCAACCTGCACCACGACCGCGAGGATTGGCCGACCCGTCGGCGCACGATCCTGGCCGAGCTCAAGCGCCTGCAACCCGATGCCATCGCGCTGCAGGAAGTGATCCAGCGCCGCAATGTGCGCAACCAGGCGCAGTGGCTGGCCAGCCAGCTCGGCTACAAGTACGTGTTCGTTTCCACCGATCCGGTGGGGGCGCCCAAGCGCTACGGCAACGCGCTGCTGACCCGGCGCCCGATCCTGGCCCATGGCGAGCACCTGCTGCAGCCGCTGGATGACTACCGCACCGTGGCCCATCTGCGCATCGACGTGGACGGACAGCCGGTGAACGTCTATGCCACGCATCTGAACGAACGCAGCGACGAGCGTGGCCAAGGCATCCGCCGCAGCCAGGTGGAAGACCTGCTGCGCTACATCACCGGGACCTCGGCGGGCGCGCCGGTGGTGATCGCCGGTGATTTCAACGCGCTGGTGGACGCGGGCGACCTGAGCGAGCTGCGCAGCCATTACGGCGACAGCTATGGCAGCGTGCACGTGAATACCGACCTGGCCGGTGTGAGCACGTTGAACCGCCACTATTACCAGGCGCCCTCGCGTATCGACCACATCTTCTTCCAGCAGGACCGGATGGTCGCGCGCGAAGCGAAGATCCTGTTCGACCAGCCCGACGACAGCGGCCGCTTTGCCTCGGACCATTACGGCGTCTGGACCCGGCTGCAGTTCGCCCCGGCGCGCTGA